One genomic window of Polypterus senegalus isolate Bchr_013 unplaced genomic scaffold, ASM1683550v1 scaffold_3270, whole genome shotgun sequence includes the following:
- the LOC120520373 gene encoding ribosomal L1 domain-containing protein 1-like, whose protein sequence is MKMTVLTVTNRGCCCNVKVAHSRMTIEQVVENICVVVGVIAAKLYKKATNIKVIHLKSSSSIALPIYTSPLHHLDDLDSELLKERNKRK, encoded by the exons ATGAAGATGACTGTCCTCACTGTCACCAACAGAGGATGTTGTTG TAACGTCAAGGTGGCCCATTCTAGGATGACGATTGAACAGGTGGTAGAGAATATCTGTGTGGTAGTTGGCGTCATTGCTGCAAAGCTTTACAAA AAAGCAACAAATATAAAAGTCATCCATTTAAAGAGCAGCTCCTCGATTGCTTTGCCAATCTACAcatcaccccttcaccacctggACGATCTGGACAGTGAGTTATTGAAAGAGCGGAACAAAAGGAAG